Proteins encoded together in one Aminipila butyrica window:
- a CDS encoding beta-sandwich lipoprotein, producing MKKVFLIITCMLVLLLAGCVTEAERVSYNLSQEADNFNSVRQLTVINCIGGDVLFQMTGKMSITADTADNQLEVIVEDENGKYQKHFIGLSDNVTYVVEDTGINNVSKYKYTLNYNPKMWIPIDIETID from the coding sequence ATGAAAAAAGTATTCTTAATTATTACGTGTATGCTTGTCCTGTTACTTGCAGGGTGCGTAACAGAGGCGGAAAGGGTTTCTTATAACCTGTCGCAAGAAGCAGATAACTTTAATTCTGTTCGTCAGCTTACTGTGATTAATTGCATCGGCGGCGATGTTCTATTCCAAATGACCGGGAAGATGTCCATAACTGCAGATACGGCAGACAACCAACTTGAAGTAATCGTAGAGGACGAGAACGGCAAATATCAAAAACATTTTATTGGGTTAAGTGACAACGTTACATATGTGGTTGAGGACACCGGAATCAATAATGTAAGTAAATACAAGTATACGCTTAACTATAACCCGAAGATGTGGATTCCGATAGACATAGAGACGATTGATTAG
- a CDS encoding nucleoside triphosphate pyrophosphohydrolase family protein: MKEQLEKIADHYGKDAQAVQCVEELNELAAAILKYRKRRFSEEFDHVIEEIADVEIMLEQIKYLYGIGSDFIDEIKQEKIDRQLARIEREEKTA, translated from the coding sequence ATGAAAGAACAACTAGAAAAGATTGCTGACCACTACGGCAAGGATGCACAGGCGGTACAGTGCGTTGAAGAATTGAACGAGCTTGCTGCTGCCATACTCAAATATCGCAAGCGAAGGTTTAGCGAAGAGTTTGACCACGTAATCGAAGAGATTGCAGATGTTGAAATTATGCTGGAGCAAATCAAATACCTGTACGGCATAGGAAGCGATTTTATTGACGAGATAAAGCAAGAGAAGATTGACAGGCAGCTTGCCAGAATCGAAAGAGAGGAGAAGACAGCATGA
- a CDS encoding single-stranded DNA-binding protein, with protein MNVTVLIGRLTRDPEVRYTPNSQMAVATFTLAIDRPTGKDKEKQTDFPRITVFGKQAENCERFLAKGRLVGIQGRIQTGSYKNKEGVTVYTTDVVANNVQFLEWGEKREADNGFAGDTGIPEGFSSVDDDMIPF; from the coding sequence ATGAATGTAACAGTGCTTATTGGCCGTCTCACACGAGACCCAGAGGTGAGATATACACCAAACAGCCAGATGGCCGTGGCTACTTTCACTTTAGCCATTGACCGACCCACAGGGAAGGACAAGGAGAAGCAAACGGACTTTCCGCGGATAACCGTATTCGGTAAGCAGGCTGAAAACTGTGAGCGGTTTTTAGCAAAAGGCCGGCTTGTGGGCATCCAGGGAAGAATCCAAACTGGAAGCTACAAAAATAAAGAAGGTGTGACGGTGTACACGACGGACGTTGTAGCGAACAACGTGCAATTCCTTGAATGGGGAGAAAAAAGAGAGGCAGACAACGGATTTGCGGGTGATACAGGCATACCGGAAGGGTTTAGTTCGGTGGACGATGATATGATTCCCTTTTAA
- a CDS encoding DUF6378 domain-containing protein — MTNKRAECLDKAKECVCQSRESDHGSPEDSFKTIASLWTGYLDKTVTPTDVCMMMALLKVARVKTGHGKDDSFIDLAGYAACGMEVNRRADRLEQIQEIAEVSYE; from the coding sequence GTGACAAACAAAAGAGCCGAGTGCCTAGACAAGGCGAAGGAGTGCGTATGCCAGAGCCGGGAAAGTGACCACGGCTCCCCGGAGGACAGTTTCAAAACGATCGCTAGCCTTTGGACTGGATATCTGGATAAGACGGTCACGCCAACGGACGTGTGCATGATGATGGCGCTGCTAAAGGTAGCCAGGGTAAAGACTGGACACGGGAAAGATGACAGCTTTATAGACCTAGCTGGGTACGCCGCATGTGGCATGGAAGTAAACCGGCGGGCGGACAGGCTGGAGCAGATACAGGAGATAGCGGAGGTAAGCTATGAATGA
- a CDS encoding DUF3560 domain-containing protein, whose protein sequence is MNKFKKYCPNVWVAECDEEYEKGKTIELETKYGKTVECEVYNLIAQKDGKFYYSIVRLEDQTYAQRKAERYSNSAANHIAKSEHYCEAAQEGGEFLSLGEPIKVGHHSEKRHRALIERNWARMGKSVECEEKAKAAEAKAEYWESKASEITLAMPESIECFSEELEKAVTYHKGLKDGSIERKHSYSLAYASKEVKELKKKVEIAKLLWGEEATDDR, encoded by the coding sequence GTGAACAAATTTAAAAAATATTGCCCTAACGTGTGGGTGGCAGAATGTGACGAAGAATACGAAAAAGGTAAAACCATTGAGCTTGAGACGAAATACGGCAAAACGGTTGAGTGCGAAGTTTACAACCTAATCGCACAAAAAGACGGTAAGTTTTACTACTCTATCGTCAGGCTTGAAGACCAGACATATGCACAGCGTAAAGCAGAGCGGTACAGCAATTCTGCTGCTAATCATATAGCTAAAAGCGAACATTATTGCGAGGCCGCACAAGAGGGTGGGGAGTTTTTATCTCTAGGTGAGCCTATAAAAGTAGGGCACCACAGCGAGAAGAGACACAGGGCCTTAATTGAAAGGAACTGGGCCCGCATGGGGAAAAGCGTAGAGTGCGAGGAAAAAGCAAAAGCAGCAGAGGCAAAAGCGGAGTATTGGGAAAGCAAGGCAAGCGAAATAACTCTTGCTATGCCAGAGAGCATCGAGTGCTTCTCGGAAGAGCTCGAAAAGGCAGTCACTTATCATAAAGGATTAAAAGATGGTTCGATAGAGAGGAAACATTCTTATTCCTTGGCCTATGCAAGCAAAGAGGTCAAAGAACTAAAGAAAAAGGTTGAAATTGCAAAGCTACTATGGGGAGAGGAGGCCACCGATGATAGATAA
- a CDS encoding DNA gyrase inhibitor YacG — translation MLKICPICNQEFEGHGNRKFCSETCKDTDELLNRTKPEPEILFEERPRRESELDAKNAKARSKGLTYGQMEAMKYASEHRVEV, via the coding sequence ATGCTAAAGATATGCCCTATATGCAACCAGGAGTTTGAGGGCCACGGGAACAGAAAATTTTGCTCGGAGACCTGCAAGGACACAGACGAACTGCTCAACAGGACCAAACCAGAGCCAGAGATACTCTTTGAGGAAAGGCCGAGGCGCGAATCGGAACTTGATGCAAAGAACGCAAAAGCCCGAAGCAAGGGCCTTACATACGGACAGATGGAAGCCATGAAGTATGCTAGTGAGCATAGAGTGGAGGTATGA
- a CDS encoding DUF1492 domain-containing protein — translation MTNQEKIEYLKRYGVCLKEVERLQDEKERLKSIRDKVTPTYSDMPKGGGSDKTDISAAIIDLDLEIDDQIVKWIALGEEVRQAIEGVDDYNLRLLLKYRYISMMTFEQVAVTMNYSWRWVHKLHAQALSKVDILVHTDSVL, via the coding sequence ATGACCAATCAAGAAAAAATTGAATACCTAAAAAGATACGGCGTTTGTCTGAAAGAAGTTGAGCGGCTGCAAGATGAAAAAGAGCGCTTAAAGTCTATCAGGGATAAAGTAACACCGACATACTCCGATATGCCAAAAGGTGGGGGAAGTGATAAGACTGATATTTCCGCGGCTATTATCGACTTAGACTTAGAAATCGACGACCAGATAGTAAAGTGGATTGCGCTTGGTGAAGAAGTCAGACAAGCCATAGAAGGGGTGGACGACTATAATCTAAGGCTGCTGCTAAAGTACAGGTACATAAGCATGATGACTTTTGAGCAGGTGGCAGTTACCATGAATTACAGCTGGAGGTGGGTGCACAAGCTACATGCTCAGGCATTAAGTAAAGTGGACATATTAGTTCATACTGATAGTGTGCTATAG
- a CDS encoding terminase small subunit: MSVGENIKKARKARGLTQKELGTLLETSQQMIAQYENGDRNPKLETLRKIAQALDTNPFQLRRMAKEDLTDKQRRFADEYLIDPNATRAYKAAYPDVKKDETAKAAASRLLTNVNVKEYIDEQLAKIQGDKIADATEVMEYLTSVMRREHKENIVVTIKEEQSKYVPDENGTMRKQTVKTEVPKTVEIPARLADANKAAELLGKRYRLFTDNLDISVETSEKLDDIISQTGGEGIEE; encoded by the coding sequence ATGTCAGTAGGTGAAAATATTAAAAAGGCAAGAAAAGCACGAGGGTTAACACAAAAGGAGCTTGGTACATTGCTTGAAACAAGCCAGCAAATGATAGCACAGTACGAGAACGGGGATCGTAATCCTAAATTAGAAACTTTGCGCAAAATTGCCCAGGCACTAGACACAAACCCTTTCCAACTACGCCGTATGGCTAAGGAAGACTTAACAGATAAACAAAGACGATTTGCAGATGAATACCTTATAGACCCTAATGCTACAAGAGCGTATAAAGCGGCTTACCCGGATGTAAAGAAAGACGAAACGGCAAAAGCAGCAGCGAGCAGGCTGTTAACCAATGTTAACGTAAAGGAATACATCGACGAACAGCTCGCAAAAATCCAAGGTGATAAGATAGCGGATGCAACAGAGGTCATGGAATACCTGACATCAGTAATGAGACGTGAACATAAGGAGAACATCGTTGTTACCATAAAAGAAGAGCAATCAAAATATGTGCCAGACGAAAACGGCACCATGAGAAAACAGACGGTCAAAACGGAAGTTCCGAAGACAGTAGAGATTCCGGCAAGGCTGGCAGATGCAAACAAGGCAGCTGAACTGCTGGGAAAAAGATACAGGCTGTTTACAGATAACCTTGATATTAGTGTCGAAACCTCTGAGAAATTAGACGACATCATAAGTCAGACTGGCGGTGAGGGGATTGAAGAATAG
- a CDS encoding terminase large subunit domain-containing protein, whose translation MKNSFPLSQKYIDFINTVDNVDADFLEGTTASGKTTVGAGVKFMRMVSRSKKKLHIIASKTTGTAEKNILQQDNGILDIHRGKAKYYGNGDKDYKIPHLKFEGKVIFILGYDNKDKWELVLGSQYGCVYMDEINTANIDFVREMSTRNDYLLATLNPDDPSLPVYKEFINRSRPYKKYEGDVPDEIMQELIEEPVPKWRYWFFTFRDNLSLTEEAIKKKIQSAPPGTKLYKNKIQGLRGRATGLIFNLRKENIITHKQASDLKFKLYSCGVDTSYSRNSDDTFSLVFGGVTIDKKWVTLAEEVYNNKDRAIPLTPSDIPPLLIKFLEKCRADFGFGKNVFIDSADSGTILECQKYKRAHGSPYVFQGAWKKTVNIDRINLQGGWMAHDDFLIVEDCKECIRELNLYSWKDDKDEPEDRNDHTVNATQYAWLPFKDKIGGVNGDNKSNRVDK comes from the coding sequence TTGAAGAATAGTTTCCCACTATCGCAGAAATACATAGACTTTATAAACACCGTGGATAATGTGGATGCTGACTTTCTGGAAGGGACCACCGCATCAGGCAAGACTACCGTTGGCGCAGGGGTTAAGTTCATGCGTATGGTTTCCCGCAGCAAGAAGAAACTGCACATTATAGCATCCAAGACCACAGGTACAGCGGAGAAAAACATCTTGCAGCAGGATAACGGGATACTTGATATCCACCGGGGCAAGGCGAAGTACTACGGCAACGGGGATAAAGACTATAAGATACCGCACCTTAAGTTTGAGGGTAAAGTCATATTCATCCTGGGGTACGACAACAAAGACAAGTGGGAGCTGGTCTTGGGGTCGCAGTACGGTTGCGTGTACATGGATGAAATCAACACAGCCAATATCGACTTTGTTCGTGAAATGTCCACCCGTAACGACTACCTGCTGGCTACGCTTAACCCGGACGATCCGAGTTTACCGGTATATAAAGAGTTTATAAACCGCTCACGCCCATATAAAAAGTATGAGGGTGATGTGCCGGACGAAATCATGCAAGAGTTGATAGAGGAACCAGTACCCAAATGGCGGTATTGGTTTTTTACGTTTAGGGATAATTTGAGCCTCACGGAAGAAGCGATAAAAAAGAAGATACAGTCCGCACCGCCAGGCACTAAGCTTTACAAGAACAAGATACAGGGGCTTAGAGGGCGTGCGACAGGACTTATATTCAACCTACGCAAAGAGAATATCATCACGCACAAGCAAGCCTCAGACCTTAAATTTAAGCTTTATTCGTGTGGTGTGGATACTTCATACTCCCGCAACTCTGACGACACTTTTTCGCTGGTTTTTGGGGGCGTGACAATAGACAAAAAGTGGGTGACACTGGCGGAAGAGGTATACAACAACAAGGACAGAGCCATACCACTGACACCGTCAGATATTCCACCGCTGCTAATCAAGTTCTTAGAGAAGTGCAGAGCCGATTTCGGATTCGGGAAAAACGTGTTTATAGACAGCGCGGATTCAGGGACCATACTAGAATGCCAGAAGTATAAAAGAGCGCATGGCAGCCCTTATGTGTTCCAAGGCGCATGGAAAAAGACCGTCAACATAGACCGTATCAATCTGCAAGGCGGCTGGATGGCTCACGATGACTTCTTAATCGTTGAGGACTGCAAGGAGTGCATAAGAGAGCTAAATTTATATAGCTGGAAAGACGACAAGGACGAGCCGGAAGACAGAAACGACCACACAGTGAACGCCACACAGTACGCATGGTTGCCATTCAAAGATAAAATAGGAGGGGTTAATGGAGATAACAAAAGTAATCGAGTGGATAAATAA
- a CDS encoding phage portal protein, with translation MEITKVIEWINKEKQCNISADYYKNIDKWKQWWMGDCKEFHEFKTIENDKVVARKLFTLGMAKKASEDWASILLNEKTEIAVQDPENADFIDSVLEENGFWKLGNELVEKAFYSGTGAFVVKIKDMEQSGEAIKKSPGAKVHIDYLPAGNIVPLTVRNGQIVEAAFASEVFDKGQTYIYLEMHELVLGKYEITNKYFETTNGQLKLTALPHGVLNVVKTGSDIPLFTIFSPNIVNNIPKSNGLGASVYANAIDNLQGVDLAFNNLCRDFKLGGKKVFYSESLILTNEEGKKITPDDVMQQLFTYTGDGPMTENGQNTLITEYNPDLRVQDNKDGIQAQLDYLSFKVGFGTKHYQFNGGQIVTATQYTGDKQELVQNASKHYIAIERALKTLVRAILWVGKEVMGKPVNPDSEVTVQFEDSYIIDKESERLRDLQEIRDGLMQKWEYRVKWYGEDEKTAKQMIGADLSDAALMGFTSPNETGGAK, from the coding sequence ATGGAGATAACAAAAGTAATCGAGTGGATAAATAAAGAAAAGCAATGCAACATATCTGCTGACTATTACAAGAATATAGACAAGTGGAAACAATGGTGGATGGGAGATTGCAAAGAGTTCCACGAGTTTAAGACGATTGAGAATGATAAAGTTGTAGCAAGAAAGCTTTTTACGTTAGGCATGGCGAAAAAGGCGAGCGAAGACTGGGCCTCCATCCTGCTCAACGAAAAAACAGAGATTGCCGTACAAGACCCCGAAAACGCGGATTTCATCGACAGCGTGCTCGAAGAGAACGGTTTTTGGAAGCTTGGGAATGAGCTTGTAGAAAAGGCGTTTTATAGTGGAACAGGGGCATTTGTAGTAAAGATAAAAGATATGGAGCAGTCGGGCGAAGCAATTAAGAAAAGCCCTGGCGCAAAGGTACACATCGACTATCTCCCGGCAGGCAACATCGTACCGCTTACGGTTCGCAACGGTCAAATCGTAGAGGCGGCCTTTGCATCTGAGGTGTTCGACAAGGGCCAAACATATATCTACTTGGAGATGCACGAGCTAGTCCTGGGTAAGTATGAGATAACCAACAAGTACTTTGAAACCACAAACGGGCAACTTAAGCTTACGGCCTTGCCGCATGGTGTGCTGAATGTGGTCAAAACAGGTTCAGACATACCACTTTTCACTATCTTTAGTCCGAACATAGTAAACAACATCCCAAAATCAAACGGGCTTGGTGCAAGTGTTTACGCCAACGCCATAGACAACTTGCAAGGCGTAGACCTTGCTTTCAACAACCTATGCAGAGATTTCAAGCTCGGAGGCAAGAAGGTATTTTATTCTGAAAGTCTTATACTGACTAACGAAGAAGGAAAGAAGATTACCCCGGACGATGTGATGCAACAGTTATTCACCTACACCGGAGACGGACCTATGACGGAGAACGGGCAGAACACTCTCATAACGGAGTACAACCCCGACCTCAGAGTACAGGACAATAAGGACGGCATACAGGCACAACTTGACTACTTATCATTCAAGGTAGGGTTTGGCACAAAGCACTACCAGTTCAACGGGGGACAAATCGTAACCGCCACACAGTACACCGGTGATAAGCAGGAACTTGTACAAAACGCGTCTAAGCACTACATAGCCATAGAGAGGGCGTTAAAAACACTTGTACGGGCCATTTTGTGGGTTGGCAAGGAAGTAATGGGGAAGCCAGTAAACCCCGATTCAGAGGTTACCGTGCAGTTTGAGGATAGCTATATCATAGATAAAGAATCTGAACGCTTACGGGACTTGCAGGAAATCAGAGATGGGCTCATGCAGAAGTGGGAGTATCGTGTCAAGTGGTACGGAGAAGACGAGAAAACAGCCAAGCAGATGATAGGGGCTGACCTGTCGGATGCAGCCCTGATGGGTTTCACTTCACCGAACGAAACAGGGGGGGCAAAGTGA
- a CDS encoding phage minor capsid protein codes for MLKPRYLEQLPDNLLEIYSQAERDIIVDMVRRITTYDFFIPSAEYQLKKLQDMGLLHNEIIRLLSKSSGIAEKEIKRLMKEAGATALKTDDSIYRKAGLDPTPLDANPALQAVMASGIKKTGGLFKNLTNTTANTATKQFERALDRAYMQITSGAFDYNSAIRMVIKDLCSKGVAVIEYPSGHVDYMEVAVRRATVTGVNQTAAKLQDTRADEMGSDLVETTAHAGARPEHTAWQGKIFSRGGKHSKYPDFVTSTGYGTGTGLCGWNCRHNFFPYFKGISKPAYSKAGLKDMDAKKYTYNSQELTEYEATQKQRTIERAIRKWKREEVAMKAADQPTDEATSKVRQWQGVQRDFINQTGLKRQYDREQVGK; via the coding sequence ATGCTTAAACCGAGATACTTAGAGCAGTTACCAGACAATCTCCTGGAGATTTATTCTCAGGCAGAGCGAGATATCATTGTTGACATGGTTCGTAGGATAACTACCTACGATTTTTTTATACCCTCAGCAGAATACCAGCTCAAGAAGCTTCAGGACATGGGGCTACTCCATAACGAGATTATACGGTTGCTTTCAAAGTCAAGCGGGATAGCTGAAAAGGAAATAAAACGGCTTATGAAAGAGGCTGGGGCAACTGCACTAAAGACAGACGATAGTATCTATCGAAAAGCAGGACTTGACCCCACACCTCTTGACGCTAACCCTGCCTTACAAGCGGTCATGGCATCCGGGATAAAAAAGACCGGCGGGCTCTTTAAGAACCTTACCAACACGACAGCCAACACGGCTACAAAACAGTTCGAGCGGGCTTTAGACAGGGCTTATATGCAGATAACAAGCGGAGCCTTTGATTATAATAGTGCTATTCGAATGGTAATTAAAGACCTATGCAGTAAGGGCGTTGCGGTTATAGAATATCCGTCTGGCCATGTTGATTACATGGAGGTGGCAGTCAGAAGAGCAACAGTCACAGGGGTTAACCAGACTGCCGCTAAGTTGCAAGATACACGAGCCGATGAAATGGGCAGCGATCTAGTAGAGACAACCGCCCACGCTGGAGCAAGGCCAGAGCATACCGCTTGGCAAGGAAAGATATTCAGCCGCGGTGGTAAACACTCGAAATATCCCGACTTTGTCACCTCTACTGGTTACGGCACTGGCACGGGTCTTTGCGGGTGGAACTGCCGGCACAACTTCTTTCCGTATTTTAAAGGGATTTCTAAACCGGCTTATAGTAAAGCTGGCCTTAAGGACATGGACGCTAAGAAGTATACTTATAACAGCCAGGAACTCACCGAGTACGAAGCCACACAGAAGCAACGCACAATCGAGAGAGCAATCCGCAAGTGGAAACGGGAAGAAGTAGCAATGAAAGCCGCAGACCAGCCCACAGATGAAGCTACATCGAAGGTTAGACAGTGGCAGGGGGTGCAGAGAGACTTTATAAATCAAACAGGCTTAAAGCGGCAATATGACCGCGAACAGGTCGGGAAGTAG
- a CDS encoding phage scaffolding protein: MKREDLKAIGLTDEQVDKIMAENGKDVEKHKTEAETAKTVLSQTKTQLDEANSKIEEFKGLDVDGIKAAAEKYKTDFEKAQADHKIELDRIAYTSASEKFIDSLKPKDGLSRNAILAEFAKKEFKLDGDNFQGASEWAETFKKDNAAHFSDGNDGSSTSVSSGREHGDSLSGSIDKFVSAAMSGAGLSTESK, from the coding sequence ATGAAACGCGAAGATTTAAAAGCTATAGGTCTGACAGATGAGCAGGTCGATAAGATAATGGCTGAGAATGGCAAAGATGTTGAGAAGCACAAAACCGAGGCCGAGACTGCGAAAACGGTGTTGAGCCAGACAAAGACACAGCTTGACGAAGCTAATAGCAAGATTGAGGAGTTTAAGGGGCTAGACGTTGACGGAATCAAAGCGGCAGCGGAGAAGTACAAGACGGATTTTGAAAAGGCTCAGGCTGATCACAAAATTGAGCTTGATAGAATTGCCTATACCTCTGCGAGTGAGAAGTTCATCGACAGCCTAAAGCCGAAGGACGGCCTTTCAAGAAACGCAATCTTGGCGGAGTTTGCGAAAAAGGAATTTAAACTTGATGGTGACAATTTCCAAGGGGCTAGTGAGTGGGCCGAGACTTTCAAGAAAGACAACGCTGCGCACTTCTCAGATGGGAATGACGGAAGTTCAACATCTGTATCGTCTGGTAGAGAGCATGGGGATTCATTATCAGGAAGCATTGACAAGTTTGTTTCTGCTGCCATGTCGGGAGCAGGTCTATCAACAGAAAGTAAATAA
- a CDS encoding head-tail connector protein translates to MTPDYEFYTDVYFGNQITKADFPRLIARASAYLDGICNLQSAPPESAKMALCAVAEAWQTNEQGGDVVSQSVGSWSKSYAQKKIKTDDVRLTDAAKLYLGQYCNLTVRWV, encoded by the coding sequence ATGACCCCTGACTATGAATTTTACACAGACGTTTATTTTGGCAACCAAATCACAAAGGCCGATTTCCCCCGCTTAATTGCGAGGGCATCGGCTTATTTAGATGGTATCTGCAATCTGCAAAGTGCACCCCCAGAATCTGCAAAGATGGCCTTGTGCGCTGTAGCCGAGGCATGGCAGACAAACGAGCAAGGTGGTGATGTTGTGAGCCAGTCCGTAGGTAGCTGGAGCAAGAGCTATGCACAGAAAAAGATTAAGACTGACGATGTAAGGCTGACGGATGCTGCAAAGCTATACTTAGGACAGTACTGCAACTTGACTGTGAGGTGGGTGTAA
- a CDS encoding minor capsid protein, protein MKFDTGISKTRRGSQRVSTPKGVVVKTKGGNVRLEWNKDFVSSWDGTFSKTQMFIDSESLRLSKPYLPMQSGMLQKLGILGTEVGSGEVTYLGPYARYLYYGKVMVGRAPKKLTDRNLTFHGAPQRGAFWFDRMKADKKDQILRGAAKISKKESKT, encoded by the coding sequence ATGAAGTTCGATACTGGAATATCCAAGACAAGGAGAGGGTCGCAAAGGGTATCTACCCCCAAGGGTGTTGTTGTAAAAACCAAGGGTGGTAATGTGCGCCTCGAGTGGAACAAAGATTTTGTTTCAAGCTGGGATGGTACTTTTTCAAAGACCCAAATGTTTATCGATAGCGAATCCCTCAGACTATCTAAGCCGTACCTACCAATGCAATCCGGCATGTTGCAAAAACTCGGTATATTAGGTACGGAGGTCGGCAGCGGTGAGGTTACCTATTTAGGCCCATACGCACGCTACTTGTACTATGGAAAGGTAATGGTCGGACGTGCTCCAAAGAAGCTCACAGACCGCAATCTGACCTTCCACGGGGCTCCACAACGTGGGGCTTTCTGGTTCGACCGGATGAAGGCTGACAAGAAAGATCAAATCCTCCGGGGGGCTGCCAAAATCTCAAAGAAAGAGAGTAAGACATGA
- a CDS encoding Gp15 family bacteriophage protein: MISKLPKTLTVAGVEYEIHSDFRPCFNIMQIFERNDLTEPEKLVAMAGVLYDKAPFDYIEEAIVKALWFLDGGDAKHTKKGADYGKLYSWEQDEQFILSAVNLTLGISCRGAEYLHWWDFMAALMDCKECTFTTLIHQRKLKKQGKQQKWDKEWWAENKNIVELDKKSVLTSEEQAQLDKFNSLLG; the protein is encoded by the coding sequence ATGATATCCAAACTACCCAAAACATTGACAGTTGCGGGCGTTGAGTATGAGATTCATAGCGATTTCAGACCTTGCTTTAACATCATGCAGATATTTGAGAGAAACGACCTTACAGAGCCGGAGAAGTTGGTTGCGATGGCTGGGGTGCTGTACGACAAGGCCCCTTTTGACTACATTGAGGAAGCTATCGTAAAAGCCTTGTGGTTTCTGGATGGCGGAGATGCCAAACACACAAAAAAAGGTGCGGATTACGGTAAGCTGTACTCATGGGAGCAGGACGAGCAGTTTATACTATCTGCTGTGAATCTTACACTTGGTATATCTTGCAGGGGGGCTGAATACCTGCACTGGTGGGACTTTATGGCGGCCCTCATGGATTGTAAAGAATGCACTTTTACGACGCTGATTCACCAGCGCAAGTTAAAAAAGCAGGGCAAGCAGCAAAAATGGGATAAAGAGTGGTGGGCCGAGAACAAAAATATCGTTGAACTGGATAAAAAATCTGTTCTCACATCGGAAGAGCAAGCCCAACTAGATAAATTCAACAGTTTGTTAGGATGA